A window of Acidobacteriota bacterium contains these coding sequences:
- a CDS encoding radical SAM protein, whose translation MKHVFGPVPSRRLGRSLGIDPVPLKTCNFSCVYCQLGRTQPLARKRRAFFSVSDMLAEVATTLSHEGSDSIDWITFVGSGETTLFSRLGSLIRYVKSISELPVAVITNGSLFYLPEVRKALAAADAVLPSLDAGSETLYARINRPHRDFSYQQHIDGLTKFRREYGGRLWVEVMLLGGINDSPEALRDIATVLERVDPDEIHISTPTRPPAEQWVEIPDRGGLERASAVFGSIAKVLHPIEVNVETGFDGELEEAVLRIVSRHPLQEIEIVRSLERWVPGRVLETLAAFTESGKIKIIERYGKRFWCAADTHFSDQGPSAVRNRDPGVAHTTLGAPA comes from the coding sequence ATGAAACACGTGTTTGGACCCGTACCGTCTCGCCGTCTCGGGCGGTCCCTCGGCATCGACCCGGTGCCGTTGAAGACCTGCAACTTCAGCTGTGTCTACTGCCAGCTGGGTCGAACCCAACCACTGGCACGAAAAAGGAGGGCATTCTTCAGCGTGAGTGACATGCTGGCGGAGGTTGCGACCACGTTGAGCCATGAGGGATCTGACTCCATCGACTGGATCACCTTCGTCGGATCAGGTGAAACCACGCTGTTCTCCCGTCTCGGCTCTCTCATCCGGTACGTCAAATCAATATCCGAGCTGCCAGTGGCGGTGATCACAAACGGCTCTCTCTTCTACCTTCCGGAAGTTCGGAAGGCGTTGGCGGCCGCAGATGCTGTCCTTCCAAGCCTTGATGCGGGCTCGGAAACGCTGTACGCCAGGATCAACCGTCCCCACCGCGACTTCTCATATCAACAGCACATTGATGGATTGACAAAGTTTCGGAGAGAGTATGGAGGGCGTCTCTGGGTGGAGGTCATGCTCCTGGGCGGCATCAACGATTCTCCGGAGGCTCTACGGGACATCGCCACGGTTCTGGAACGCGTCGATCCCGATGAGATCCACATCTCGACGCCGACCCGCCCTCCCGCCGAACAGTGGGTGGAGATCCCGGATCGAGGGGGATTGGAGCGTGCCTCCGCTGTCTTTGGAAGCATCGCCAAGGTGCTGCATCCCATCGAAGTCAACGTGGAAACCGGGTTCGACGGCGAGCTCGAGGAGGCCGTCCTGAGGATCGTTTCTCGTCACCCCCTGCAGGAGATTGAGATCGTTCGTTCCCTCGAACGTTGGGTACCCGGACGGGTCTTGGAAACCCTCGCCGCCTTCACCGAAAGCGGCAAGATCAAGATCATTGAACGGTACGGGAAACGATTTTGGTGCGCCGCGGATACCCACTTTTCGGACCAGGGGCCGAGCGCGGTTCGGAACCGGGACCCGGGCGTGGCTCACACCACCTTGGGTGCCCCGGCCTGA
- a CDS encoding ferredoxin: MADRTDKVESNVSGKYYVDSNCIDCDVCRETAPENFMANEDEGYSYVFKQPENEEEEAQCQEAMESCPVEAIGNDGEEP, from the coding sequence ATGGCAGACCGGACGGACAAGGTCGAGAGCAATGTCTCCGGCAAGTACTACGTCGATTCGAACTGCATCGACTGTGACGTCTGCCGAGAGACTGCGCCCGAAAACTTCATGGCCAACGAGGACGAGGGCTACTCCTACGTCTTCAAGCAGCCCGAGAACGAAGAGGAGGAGGCCCAGTGCCAGGAGGCCATGGAGTCGTGTCCAGTGGAAGCGATCGGGAACGACGGTGAAGAGCCGTAG
- a CDS encoding lysine 2,3-aminomutase: protein MNDYVLDELIDWNDIPSDPIFQLTFPQAGMLDRADFLQLHRLLVTGADPDAVTGCARKIQMRMNPHPAGQIELNVPAVDGEKLPGCQHKYRETVLFFPSAGQTCHAFCTYCFRWPQFVGIERLKFATHEIDHLLHYLRVHNEITDVLVTGGDPLFMSTAVLRRNIEPLLSEKLDHITTIRIGTKSLSYWPYRFTTDRDADDLLHLFEEVRRSGRQLALMAHFSHPRELRTRAARNALRRVQDAGAVVRCQAPLIRHINDDSAVWAEMWREQIRLGTVPYYLFIARNTGPRSYFEVPLAEALRVFSDAFTRVSGLARTVRGPIMSAAPGKVLLDAITTINGQKVFVLKMIQGRDPAWVNRVFFARFDPRATWLDQLEPVFGMREFFFERPLQGMASADAS from the coding sequence GTGAACGACTACGTGCTCGACGAGTTGATCGACTGGAACGACATTCCTTCCGATCCCATCTTTCAATTGACGTTCCCACAGGCCGGGATGTTGGATCGTGCCGACTTTCTTCAGCTCCACAGGCTGCTGGTAACCGGGGCTGACCCGGACGCCGTCACGGGCTGTGCGCGGAAGATCCAGATGCGGATGAACCCTCATCCCGCCGGGCAAATCGAGCTCAACGTGCCGGCCGTTGACGGCGAGAAACTACCGGGATGCCAACACAAGTACCGCGAAACCGTGCTTTTCTTTCCGTCCGCCGGGCAGACCTGCCACGCCTTCTGTACCTACTGCTTCCGCTGGCCACAGTTCGTGGGCATCGAACGCCTCAAGTTCGCGACGCATGAGATCGACCATTTGCTTCACTATCTTCGAGTTCACAACGAGATCACTGACGTCCTGGTGACCGGCGGAGACCCACTGTTCATGAGCACCGCGGTCCTTCGGAGGAACATAGAGCCCCTGCTCAGCGAAAAGCTGGACCACATCACGACTATCCGCATCGGCACCAAATCGCTTTCCTACTGGCCGTATCGCTTCACGACCGACCGCGACGCGGACGACCTATTGCATCTATTCGAAGAGGTCCGGCGCAGCGGCCGTCAGCTCGCCCTGATGGCCCATTTCTCCCACCCGCGGGAGCTTCGAACCCGTGCCGCGAGGAACGCTCTCCGCCGAGTGCAGGATGCTGGCGCTGTCGTGCGTTGCCAGGCGCCTCTGATCCGTCACATCAATGACGACTCCGCGGTGTGGGCCGAGATGTGGCGTGAACAGATTCGCCTCGGGACGGTTCCCTACTATCTTTTCATCGCGCGAAATACCGGTCCGCGATCCTACTTCGAGGTTCCTCTGGCGGAGGCCTTGCGAGTTTTCTCGGATGCATTTACTCGAGTCTCCGGCCTCGCCCGGACTGTCCGGGGCCCCATCATGTCGGCCGCTCCCGGGAAAGTCCTGCTCGACGCCATCACCACAATCAACGGCCAGAAGGTCTTCGTGCTGAAGATGATTCAGGGCCGCGACCCCGCATGGGTCAACCGCGTGTTCTTCGCCCGCTTCGATCCCCGTGCGACGTGGCTCGACCAGCTCGAGCCCGTATTTGGCATGCGCGAGTTCTTCTTCGAGCGGCCGCTTCAGGGCATGGCTTCGGCCGATGCATCCTGA
- a CDS encoding NifB/NifX family molybdenum-iron cluster-binding protein, whose translation MRIAISATNASFDAPMDERFGRCPCFVITDLEGTNHDMVENIHAQRGSGAGIQAARLVIDTGVSVVLTGRCGPNATDTLAAAGIGIVTGCSGTVRQAVEKFAADGGKPPANNDSIPTPGIFTPGGGRGKGRGASFGMGGGSGRGRGRGMGAAKTPKN comes from the coding sequence ATGAGGATCGCGATCAGTGCAACCAACGCCTCGTTCGACGCGCCGATGGACGAAAGGTTCGGAAGGTGCCCCTGCTTTGTCATTACCGACCTGGAGGGAACCAACCACGACATGGTCGAGAACATCCACGCCCAGCGTGGTTCCGGTGCCGGAATCCAGGCGGCGCGCCTGGTGATCGACACGGGTGTCTCGGTTGTTCTCACCGGTCGATGCGGTCCTAACGCCACCGACACCCTGGCTGCAGCCGGGATCGGGATCGTCACCGGATGCAGCGGCACGGTCCGCCAGGCGGTGGAGAAATTCGCCGCTGATGGCGGTAAACCTCCCGCGAACAACGACTCCATCCCGACACCTGGCATCTTCACGCCCGGAGGCGGAAGGGGAAAAGGCCGGGGAGCGAGCTTTGGCATGGGCGGCGGATCCGGAAGGGGGCGCGGCAGGGGAATGGGCGCCGCGAAAACACCGAAAAACTGA
- a CDS encoding ATP-binding protein, protein MRVAIASGKGGTGKTTVATNLAWVAAEQKKSVVYLDCDVEEPNGQIFLKPIADWRKPVSVPVPRVDPVVCDLCGQCGEICQFSAILCVGQKVLLFPELCHSCGGCNLVCSLSAITEVPRVIASLMAGHTGSLRYFQGLLNIGEAMSPPVIRAVKEEAAEADLVVVDAPPGTACPVVEAVRGCDHVLLVTEPTPFGLHDLELALETVQSLGIPCEVVINRAGLNGSAMKEFCRHKGVEIVAEFPDSRRVAEAYSRGELASEKDAQIRERFRSLLKHIEDSK, encoded by the coding sequence GTGAGAGTTGCAATAGCAAGCGGCAAAGGTGGGACCGGCAAGACCACCGTGGCGACGAATCTGGCCTGGGTGGCGGCGGAGCAGAAAAAGTCCGTAGTCTACCTCGACTGCGATGTCGAGGAACCCAACGGCCAGATCTTTCTGAAACCCATCGCGGACTGGCGAAAACCGGTTTCCGTGCCCGTGCCCAGGGTCGATCCCGTTGTCTGCGATCTTTGTGGGCAGTGTGGCGAAATCTGCCAGTTCAGTGCCATTCTCTGTGTGGGCCAGAAGGTACTGCTCTTCCCCGAGCTCTGCCATTCCTGCGGCGGCTGTAACCTGGTCTGTTCGCTCTCGGCCATCACCGAGGTCCCTCGCGTGATTGCCTCCCTGATGGCTGGCCATACCGGGTCCCTGCGGTACTTTCAGGGCCTTCTCAACATCGGCGAAGCGATGAGCCCACCGGTCATCCGCGCCGTCAAGGAGGAGGCTGCCGAAGCTGATCTGGTGGTTGTCGACGCCCCACCGGGAACGGCATGTCCGGTCGTCGAGGCCGTCCGAGGGTGCGATCACGTGCTGCTCGTAACAGAACCAACGCCCTTCGGCCTTCACGATCTCGAGCTCGCCCTGGAGACCGTGCAAAGTCTCGGGATCCCCTGCGAGGTCGTGATCAACAGAGCCGGGTTGAACGGCTCCGCGATGAAAGAATTCTGCCGCCACAAGGGCGTCGAGATTGTTGCGGAGTTCCCGGACAGTCGGCGCGTCGCAGAGGCCTACTCGCGAGGCGAGCTGGCATCGGAGAAGGACGCGCAAATTCGTGAACGGTTCCGCTCCCTACTGAAACATATCGAGGATTCGAAATGA
- a CDS encoding ATP-binding protein: protein MKQLVVISGKGGTGKTSLVASFASLAKTAVLADCDVDAADLHLVVRSSLVARHDFRGGKRALIDSDRCSNCGICEDLCRFEAINSDASTTSVDPIACEGCGVCAWFCSEGAIDLVNTIDGEWYLSETRLGPMVHARLKAAGENSGKLVSLLRSEARNVAKNRDIDLVLIDGSPGIGCPVIASITGADLVLVVTEPTLSGLHDLERVIRLTSHFGIPTKAVVNRFDINEKIAMQAEKHSQKLGAELVGRIRFDPAVTQAQIQGVSVIEHSRNGAAADITEVWQNLQAAFDEEELYVSEA, encoded by the coding sequence ATGAAGCAGCTTGTGGTCATTAGCGGCAAGGGAGGAACTGGCAAGACATCACTCGTAGCGTCGTTTGCGTCACTCGCCAAAACGGCGGTTCTGGCTGATTGCGATGTGGACGCTGCAGATCTGCACCTGGTGGTGCGGTCATCGCTCGTGGCCCGCCATGATTTCCGGGGCGGCAAGCGTGCGTTGATCGACAGCGACCGGTGCTCAAATTGCGGCATCTGTGAAGACCTCTGTCGGTTCGAAGCCATCAACTCTGATGCTTCAACAACCTCGGTCGACCCCATTGCCTGCGAAGGGTGTGGGGTGTGCGCGTGGTTTTGTTCCGAAGGTGCAATCGATCTCGTCAACACGATCGATGGCGAATGGTACCTCTCCGAAACCCGTCTCGGGCCCATGGTCCACGCGCGCCTCAAGGCGGCCGGTGAGAACTCGGGCAAGTTGGTGAGCCTCCTCAGATCCGAGGCACGAAATGTCGCCAAGAATAGGGACATCGATCTCGTGCTTATCGACGGCTCTCCCGGCATTGGCTGCCCCGTCATCGCATCGATCACCGGTGCAGACCTCGTGCTCGTTGTGACCGAGCCGACTCTCAGCGGCCTCCACGATCTCGAACGGGTCATCCGTCTCACGAGCCATTTTGGAATTCCCACGAAGGCCGTCGTCAACCGATTTGACATCAACGAAAAAATTGCCATGCAGGCCGAAAAGCACTCGCAGAAGCTGGGGGCCGAGCTGGTCGGGCGCATTCGTTTCGACCCCGCTGTCACCCAGGCACAGATCCAGGGTGTGTCCGTAATCGAGCACTCGAGAAACGGCGCGGCAGCGGACATCACCGAGGTCTGGCAAAACCTTCAGGCGGCGTTCGACGAAGAGGAACTCTACGTTTCGGAGGCATGA
- a CDS encoding NAD(P)/FAD-dependent oxidoreductase — protein MTITPFTPIQIGPVEMHSRLAMAPVKTALGEPDGLVCTKHVAYYRRRAEGGAGMIIVEPLFVDPKGREHPRQLTAHHDAAIGGLRRVVAAIHEHGSLAFAHLNHAGRAANPKIIGGAPEAPSAVMCPTSGATPEPMSGERIGGVLKAYGDAARRVREAGFDGVEVQLGLGYLPAQFLSPRTNLRRDDYGSGGENRWRFIRELVATVGDVIGDTMAFTARLSADEHIEGGMGIEDAVELAKRLERWGVHALHVVTGSACDSPPWYYQHMALPPGINESLAARIRGSVSIPVIAAGRLGEPERMREILVTNMADVIALGRPLVADPDLPRKMREGREEDIISCGACLQGCLAKVKGGGPIGCIVNPEIGRETEAPPLVTSTTLRLVVVGGGPAGMEAALTGFSAGARVTLFERRDSLGGQFTLAPLTTGKDAMARPLQSIVGLVERIGVEVRTGIEATVDAIIDLEPDHTIVATGSSPFIPPIPGLDDPLTAEQVLRGDREVGPRVLILGGGLVGIEMAEHLGLADHEVVVVELLDDTARDMEAITRKMTRKRLEKLPVTIHTTTRLLRLDGGEAFVEDADDGHERSIGRFDSVLVSIGHKSYDPLSEGLRAAGLAVTVIGDANEPGQIFDATHAGRRAAEAVLHEFGTAPGGGVDVDSQ, from the coding sequence ATGACGATCACACCATTTACGCCGATTCAAATCGGGCCTGTCGAGATGCACTCTCGCCTCGCCATGGCGCCGGTCAAAACCGCGCTCGGCGAACCTGACGGGCTGGTCTGTACGAAACACGTTGCCTACTATCGGCGACGGGCTGAAGGCGGAGCGGGGATGATCATCGTCGAGCCGCTCTTCGTGGACCCCAAGGGCCGGGAGCATCCGCGACAGCTCACCGCTCATCATGATGCAGCGATCGGAGGCTTGCGCCGGGTGGTTGCCGCAATTCATGAGCATGGCTCGCTCGCTTTCGCCCACCTCAACCACGCCGGGCGCGCCGCAAACCCGAAGATCATCGGTGGAGCGCCCGAAGCGCCCTCAGCGGTGATGTGTCCGACCAGCGGCGCCACGCCGGAACCGATGTCCGGGGAGAGGATCGGTGGCGTCCTCAAGGCGTACGGCGATGCCGCCCGCCGAGTACGAGAAGCGGGTTTCGACGGCGTTGAGGTCCAACTCGGCCTCGGCTATCTCCCGGCCCAGTTTCTGTCACCCAGGACAAACCTACGCAGAGATGACTACGGTTCGGGGGGTGAAAACCGCTGGCGCTTCATTCGCGAGTTGGTCGCCACGGTCGGCGACGTCATCGGTGACACGATGGCCTTCACCGCCCGGTTGTCGGCCGACGAACACATCGAAGGGGGCATGGGAATCGAAGACGCCGTCGAGCTGGCGAAACGACTCGAACGCTGGGGTGTTCACGCTCTCCACGTCGTGACCGGATCGGCATGTGACAGCCCTCCCTGGTATTACCAACATATGGCCCTCCCGCCCGGCATCAACGAAAGCCTGGCGGCCCGCATTCGCGGTTCGGTGTCCATTCCGGTCATCGCCGCCGGAAGGCTTGGCGAACCGGAGCGCATGCGTGAAATCCTGGTAACCAACATGGCCGATGTCATCGCGCTCGGTCGACCGTTGGTGGCCGATCCGGATCTGCCGCGAAAGATGCGGGAGGGGCGTGAGGAGGACATTATCTCCTGCGGGGCCTGCCTCCAGGGATGCCTGGCCAAGGTCAAGGGTGGCGGACCCATAGGGTGCATCGTCAACCCGGAGATCGGCCGGGAAACAGAGGCGCCACCACTCGTCACGTCCACGACTCTGCGGCTGGTCGTAGTTGGCGGCGGCCCGGCCGGCATGGAAGCGGCGCTCACCGGCTTCAGCGCCGGCGCCCGGGTGACGCTGTTCGAGCGCCGAGATTCACTCGGCGGACAGTTTACGCTCGCGCCGCTCACGACCGGCAAGGATGCCATGGCCAGGCCCCTGCAATCGATTGTCGGCCTGGTCGAACGTATCGGAGTGGAAGTCCGAACCGGCATCGAAGCCACCGTCGACGCGATCATCGACCTCGAGCCGGACCACACTATCGTGGCCACTGGTTCCAGCCCCTTCATTCCTCCAATCCCCGGTCTCGATGACCCGCTGACAGCAGAGCAGGTTCTCCGGGGAGATCGTGAGGTCGGCCCCAGGGTGCTCATCCTAGGCGGCGGTCTGGTCGGTATCGAAATGGCCGAACACCTCGGTCTCGCGGACCACGAAGTGGTTGTGGTCGAGCTTCTCGATGACACGGCTCGAGACATGGAAGCCATCACCCGAAAGATGACCCGGAAGCGTCTTGAAAAGCTGCCCGTGACAATTCACACGACGACGCGTCTCCTGCGTTTGGACGGGGGCGAAGCGTTCGTCGAGGATGCGGACGACGGTCACGAGAGGTCCATCGGTCGATTTGACTCGGTGCTGGTGTCGATCGGGCACAAATCGTACGACCCACTCTCGGAGGGGCTGCGCGCTGCGGGTCTGGCCGTAACGGTGATCGGCGACGCCAACGAGCCCGGCCAGATTTTTGATGCAACCCATGCAGGCCGTCGTGCAGCTGAAGCGGTCCTGCACGAATTCGGCACGGCCCCTGGAGGAGGAGTCGATGTTGACTCGCAGTAG
- a CDS encoding pyridoxal phosphate-dependent aminotransferase, which produces MSAAPAHDATQPILRFAWEAMPQAMRNTVISAPVIPQIAARAKAAAAKHPGFVRGDQGQVVDVMPDREVYYGPSSGLPELRRLVARFWTLAYDLCGRDGLPVNGLEADHVAIVSGATEGIAILMRLLAPGRVIGVQRFCWGNYRNIIAHAGGEAKTLDFFAPDGTLDLKGLSAAIEESNIRTLLVNFPANPTGDVLSDDELASLAKLARERDLVLVSDEVYNWIRYEGTPRTLLEFAPERTLVVGAASKEYLIPGARTGYILSADTTFCGEWMPRLIRSTSSSPNVLGQRLATEMLEADVTDLETGRAPRVLSTIREELRTRRDAIVEVLQSAGFKIESRHAGLPMGGIALLARLPEGIEDDGAVIDTAIDLGRFSAIPGSAFGAPRCIRFGYAGIPVDGIERLAAGLPEVLDAMR; this is translated from the coding sequence ATGAGCGCAGCTCCGGCGCATGACGCCACCCAACCGATCCTCAGGTTCGCATGGGAAGCCATGCCACAGGCGATGCGGAATACCGTGATCTCGGCACCAGTGATCCCTCAGATCGCCGCCAGGGCGAAGGCAGCCGCCGCAAAGCACCCGGGTTTCGTTCGCGGCGACCAAGGGCAGGTCGTCGATGTGATGCCGGATCGCGAGGTCTACTACGGCCCCTCCTCCGGGCTGCCTGAGTTGCGTCGTCTCGTGGCACGCTTCTGGACCCTCGCATACGACTTGTGCGGACGCGACGGGCTTCCGGTGAACGGGCTCGAGGCCGACCACGTGGCAATCGTGTCCGGGGCCACCGAGGGTATTGCCATCTTGATGCGGTTGCTCGCCCCTGGCCGCGTCATCGGGGTCCAGCGGTTCTGTTGGGGAAACTACCGCAATATCATCGCGCACGCGGGCGGCGAGGCGAAAACCCTCGACTTCTTCGCGCCCGACGGCACCCTCGATTTGAAGGGTCTGAGCGCCGCAATCGAGGAATCGAATATCCGGACCCTGCTCGTCAACTTTCCCGCGAACCCAACCGGGGACGTGCTTTCCGATGACGAACTGGCGTCGCTCGCAAAGCTCGCGCGAGAGCGTGATCTCGTTCTGGTATCTGACGAGGTCTACAACTGGATCCGCTACGAAGGAACGCCGCGGACCCTGCTCGAGTTCGCGCCAGAACGCACGCTGGTCGTCGGTGCCGCGTCCAAGGAGTACCTGATTCCGGGTGCCCGCACCGGATACATTCTCAGTGCCGACACGACTTTCTGCGGAGAGTGGATGCCGCGACTGATCCGATCCACCTCATCGTCACCCAATGTCCTCGGCCAGCGCCTGGCAACGGAGATGTTGGAAGCCGACGTTACAGATCTCGAGACCGGCAGAGCGCCGAGAGTCCTCTCCACCATCAGGGAGGAACTCCGGACTCGGCGGGACGCAATCGTCGAGGTGCTCCAATCAGCCGGCTTCAAGATCGAATCCCGTCACGCCGGATTGCCCATGGGAGGTATCGCGCTCCTCGCGCGCCTCCCAGAAGGCATAGAAGACGACGGCGCGGTCATCGACACCGCCATCGACCTGGGACGTTTCAGCGCCATACCGGGCAGCGCATTCGGGGCGCCCCGCTGTATCCGTTTCGGCTATGCGGGCATTCCAGTCGACGGTATCGAGAGGTTGGCCGCCGGTCTTCCCGAAGTCCTCGACGCCATGAGATGA
- a CDS encoding CGGC domain-containing protein produces the protein MKKIGIIICDRWRRCAGGKCLRALRERQGAFKRYEGEEVELAGYTTCDGCPGGNIEYAPGEMKKNGVEVVHFATGFLVGYPPCPFIDDFRKSIEEKYGMEVALGTHPIPQNYYETHHNLGTWASPAWREKIRWVLTDETTRRSYD, from the coding sequence ATGAAAAAGATCGGCATCATCATTTGCGACCGTTGGCGGAGGTGCGCTGGTGGAAAGTGCCTTCGAGCACTCCGGGAGCGGCAGGGCGCCTTCAAACGATACGAGGGAGAGGAGGTTGAGCTAGCGGGTTACACGACCTGCGACGGTTGCCCGGGAGGCAACATCGAGTATGCGCCTGGTGAGATGAAGAAAAACGGGGTCGAGGTGGTCCATTTTGCCACCGGTTTCCTGGTCGGCTATCCGCCGTGCCCATTCATTGATGATTTTCGGAAGTCCATCGAGGAGAAGTACGGCATGGAGGTGGCACTCGGAACCCATCCCATTCCACAGAACTACTACGAAACACACCACAACCTCGGGACGTGGGCTTCTCCGGCCTGGCGGGAAAAGATTCGGTGGGTCCTGACCGACGAGACGACGCGCAGAAGTTATGACTGA
- a CDS encoding peroxiredoxin, translating to MADPPEGCARVTGAVLGEPAPEASEAPTEDQPIKEDFMAATVGQKAPDFNAPAYFEGSFTNVQLSDYFGKWILLCFYPGDFTFVUATEVSAVADKYQELQDLGVEVFSVSVDSHFVHKMWNDHELSKMVDGGIPFHMLSDQAGNIGRAYGVYDESQGIELRGRFIIDPDGVIQAMEVLTPPVGRRIAESIRQVQAYQVVRASGGAEATPAGWMPGDPVLKPGPGLVGNVWKEWKPNE from the coding sequence ATGGCAGATCCACCCGAAGGATGCGCGCGAGTGACCGGGGCCGTTTTGGGCGAGCCTGCGCCCGAGGCATCGGAAGCGCCAACAGAAGATCAACCCATCAAGGAGGATTTCATGGCAGCAACCGTGGGCCAGAAAGCACCAGATTTCAACGCACCCGCGTATTTCGAAGGAAGTTTCACCAACGTGCAGCTCTCCGACTACTTCGGAAAGTGGATCTTGCTCTGCTTCTACCCGGGCGACTTCACCTTCGTTTGAGCGACCGAAGTGTCGGCGGTCGCCGACAAGTATCAGGAGCTCCAGGATCTCGGTGTGGAAGTCTTCTCGGTCAGTGTCGACAGCCACTTTGTCCACAAGATGTGGAATGACCACGAGCTATCGAAAATGGTCGACGGCGGAATTCCTTTCCACATGCTGTCGGACCAGGCGGGCAACATCGGCAGAGCCTACGGCGTCTACGACGAATCCCAGGGAATCGAGCTGCGCGGTCGGTTCATCATCGATCCGGACGGCGTGATTCAAGCCATGGAAGTGCTGACTCCGCCGGTCGGACGGCGCATCGCCGAGTCCATCCGTCAGGTCCAGGCCTACCAGGTGGTGCGAGCCAGCGGCGGTGCCGAGGCCACGCCCGCCGGATGGATGCCGGGCGACCCGGTACTGAAACCCGGCCCGGGGCTCGTGGGCAACGTATGGAAGGAGTGGAAGCCGAACGAATAG
- a CDS encoding (Fe-S)-binding protein — protein MAAQPGSTTNNEIQNSLPRVPSHHVSKHRFSYYVEPYDELDRTDRFLSAMAAVLRHSSYGYWLDLYSRITAKCSRCADVCPVYDVSQDPRDIPCYRTELILKIYRRYFTLGGMVRARLGHAWELSDRHIDEMAESIYRCTACRRCTTECPLGIDHALMTHLMRDILSEIGLVPKALVVAVREQLEGATRNTSAIPVAAMTDTCEFLEEELEEQFEYGGIKFPIDVSGAEYVFFPAVSDFLLEADTLMGNAAVFHATGCSWTVGTGYFDGINYGLFINDRYLRRIIRQLVAEVDRLEGLKIMIGECGHASRSAKDFVPVFGGPDPPEVVSCVEWTHRMLNDGRLSLDPNVVTDVVTYHDPCNVARRGWILDQPREILRSFCRNYVEMTPSRSDNYCCGGGGGTVSIDEIRDFRTGVGGRRKAEQIRDTGARYVVAPCANCKKQLREVVEDHGLEEVEVVGLHDLILRAIEIPGAKPAIERRAFDPMAMD, from the coding sequence ATGGCTGCCCAGCCGGGGTCCACAACCAACAACGAAATCCAGAATTCGCTACCTCGAGTGCCCTCGCACCATGTGTCCAAGCATCGCTTTTCTTACTATGTCGAGCCGTACGATGAGCTAGATCGAACGGACCGTTTTCTGTCGGCGATGGCGGCGGTGCTCCGCCACAGCTCCTACGGCTACTGGCTTGACCTCTACTCTCGGATCACCGCCAAGTGCTCGCGCTGTGCCGATGTCTGTCCGGTCTACGATGTCTCTCAGGACCCTCGTGACATCCCCTGCTACCGCACCGAGCTCATTCTGAAAATCTACCGACGCTACTTCACCCTCGGCGGCATGGTACGCGCCCGATTGGGCCACGCGTGGGAGTTGAGCGATCGCCACATCGATGAGATGGCGGAGTCGATCTACCGCTGCACGGCGTGTCGGCGCTGTACCACCGAATGCCCGCTGGGGATCGATCACGCCCTGATGACGCACCTCATGCGCGACATCCTCTCGGAGATCGGTCTTGTCCCGAAGGCCCTCGTGGTCGCAGTGCGCGAGCAGCTCGAGGGAGCCACCCGCAATACCTCCGCGATCCCGGTGGCGGCCATGACCGACACCTGTGAATTCCTCGAGGAGGAGCTCGAGGAGCAGTTCGAATACGGCGGCATCAAATTCCCGATCGACGTTTCTGGCGCCGAGTACGTGTTCTTCCCTGCGGTCAGTGATTTTCTGCTCGAGGCCGACACCCTGATGGGCAACGCAGCCGTGTTTCACGCTACCGGCTGTTCGTGGACGGTCGGCACCGGCTACTTCGACGGCATCAACTATGGACTATTCATCAACGACCGCTACTTGCGTCGAATCATCCGCCAGCTAGTCGCGGAGGTGGACCGCCTTGAAGGACTCAAGATCATGATTGGGGAGTGTGGCCACGCCTCACGTTCGGCGAAGGACTTCGTACCTGTTTTCGGCGGACCCGATCCGCCCGAGGTTGTGAGTTGTGTCGAGTGGACGCATCGCATGTTGAACGACGGAAGGCTCAGCCTCGACCCAAACGTCGTTACCGATGTGGTGACCTACCACGACCCCTGTAACGTGGCCCGCCGGGGCTGGATCCTCGACCAGCCGCGCGAGATCCTGCGCTCGTTCTGCAGGAATTACGTCGAAATGACACCATCCCGTTCCGACAATTACTGCTGCGGCGGCGGTGGCGGCACAGTGTCAATCGACGAGATTCGGGACTTTCGAACCGGCGTCGGCGGCCGCCGAAAGGCCGAGCAGATCCGTGATACCGGGGCGCGTTACGTGGTCGCGCCGTGCGCCAACTGCAAGAAGCAGCTGCGCGAGGTCGTCGAAGACCACGGGTTGGAGGAGGTCGAGGTGGTCGGGCTGCACGATCTCATCCTTCGAGCGATCGAGATTCCAGGTGCGAAGCCCGCCATCGAGCGTCGTGCATTTGATCCGATGGCAATGGACTAG